From the Hylaeus volcanicus isolate JK05 chromosome 4, UHH_iyHylVolc1.0_haploid, whole genome shotgun sequence genome, one window contains:
- the LOC128875586 gene encoding elongation of very long chain fatty acids protein 6-like, producing MNKMDYMEITVPNSSYVFKFEETFSPMDTTAWMVDNWTNGFYYCGIYMIIVFGGQHYMSTRSKFELRGLLALWSTLLATFSIIGFTRSAPELIRVLRHFGLHHSICVPSFIEHNRVTGFWAWMFVLSKLPELGDTIFIVLRKQPLIFLHWYHHITVLLYSWFSYSENTAHARWFIVMNYFVHSIMYSYYALKAMRYRPPKWISMFITILQIAQMVIGLYVNIKAYQYLESGQIECNVSRVNVKFSLLMYFSYFVLFAKFFHDAYLGTKHSKKATGKNYANGKVDYEKLKAN from the exons ATGAACAAAATGGATTATATGGAGATCACCGTACCGAACTCTTCGTATGTCTTCAAATTCGAAGAAACCTTCAGTCCCATGGACACCACGGCGTGGATGGTAGACAACTGGACAAATGGTTTCTACTATTGTGGCATTTACATGATTATAGTATTTGGTGGACAGCATTACATGTCCACGAGATCAAAGTTTGAACTAAGAGGCTTGCTCGCACTTTGGAGCACACTGCTTGCAACATTTTCCATTATTGGATTCACTAGATCAGCGCCAGAATTGATCAGAGTGCTAAGGCATTTTGGGCTTCACCATAGTATTTGTGTACCTAG TTTCATCGAGCATAACCGGGTGACTGGTTTCTGGGCATGGATGTTCGTGCTATCAAAACTTCCCGAACTTGGTGACACGATCTTCATCGTGTTAAGAAAACAGCCTCTAATCTTTCTACATTGGTATCACCATATAACAGTGCTTCTTTACTCGTGGTTTTCATATTCGGAAAACACAGCACACGCTAGATGGTTCATCGTAATGAATTACTTCGTTCACTCCATAATGTACTCCTATTACGCTCTGAAAGCAATGCGCTACAGACCACCAAAATGGATTTCCATGTTCATCACGATTCTGCAGATAGCACAAATGGTTATCGGCCTCTACGTAAACATTAAAGCTTACCAGTACTTGGAAAGTGGCCAGATTGAGTGCAATGTCTCGCGTGTCAATGTCAAATTCAGTTTGCTCATGTACTTCAGCTACTTCGTCCTTTTCGCTAAATTCTTTCACGACGCCTACCTGGGTACTAAACACAGCAAGAAAGCGACAGGGAAGAATTACGCCAACGGAAAAGTGGACTACGAAAAGCTCAAGGCTAATTAA